From the genome of Papaver somniferum cultivar HN1 chromosome 2, ASM357369v1, whole genome shotgun sequence, one region includes:
- the LOC113349806 gene encoding protein SHI RELATED SEQUENCE 1-like, with the protein MAGFSLGRSSARNQSQEIPPETLFLYRSGEIPSSTYNNSSKGFELWQEHNQHQNIYASSSVALEVGLASGNRRSNVSDEFSNRAGTTMMMRQGGGEGSGDRGGTTSCQDCGNQAKKDCTHMRCRTCCKSRGFHCPTHVKSTWVPASRRRERQQQFSSIHQGGRSDRDERVVVVLDRDHISTTNTSKRPRESHRLPATNTTGLEVGNVFPAEVNSAATFRCVRVSAMDEAEEQYAYQTAVNIGGHVFKGILYDQGPESHYAHHHGGETSTSGAGGSESGGAGTGGGAITSSGRNFITAPHNHPHMQQQQQQPSSSSATTSGAAALLVDPSSMYPGTPFNTFVAGTQFFPHPRS; encoded by the exons ATGGCTGGGTTCTCACTAGGAAGATCATCAGCAAGAAACCAATCTCAAGAAATCCCACCAGAAACATTATTTCTTTACAGAAGTGGAGAAATTCCTTCATCAAcatacaacaacagcagcaaggGTTTTGAGTTATGGCAAGAACACAACCAGCATCAAAATATATACGCATCCTCCTCCGTAGCTTTAGAAGTGGGACTAGCTAGTGGTAATAGAAGATCCAACGTCTCAGATGAGTTTTCGAATAGAGCGGgaacaactatgatgatgagacaaggaggaggagaaggaagTGGAGACCGAGGAGGAACAACTAGTTGTCAGGATTGTGGAAATCAAGCTAAGAAAGATTGTACACATATGAGATGTAGAACTTGTTGTAAAAGTAGAGGGTTTCATTGCCCTACTCATGTTAAAAGCACTTGGGTTCCTGCTTCTAGAAGAAGAGAAAGACAGCAGCAATTTTCTTCCATTCATCAAGGAGGAAGAAGTGATAGAGATGAAAGAGTTGTTGTAGTTTTAGACAGAGATCATATTTCTACTACTAATACTTCGAAAAGACCAAGAGAATCTCATCGCTTACCTGCTACAAACACGACTG GGTTAGAAGTGGGGAACGTATTTCCAGCAGAAGTGAATTCAGCAGCAACATTTAGATGTGTAAGAGTGAGCGCAAtggacgaagctgaagaacaatatGCATATCAAACAGCTGTTAATATTGGTGGTCATGTTTTTAAGGGCATTCTGTATGATCAAGGTCCTGAATCTCATTACGCACATCATCATGGCGGCGAAACATCAACTTCGGGTGCTGGTGGTAGCGAAAGTGGGGGTGCTGGTACAGGTGGCGGTGCAATCACTTCATCAGGCCGTAATTTTATTACGGCACCACATAACCATCCTCAtatgcagcaacagcaacaacaaccgaGTAGCAGTAGTGCTACTACTTCCGGTGCAGCCGCATTACTTGTTGATCCTTCTTCAATGTACCCTGGGACTCCGTTCAACACATTCGTGGCCGGTACGCAATTCTTTCCCCACCCAAGATCATAA